Proteins from a genomic interval of Rosa chinensis cultivar Old Blush chromosome 2, RchiOBHm-V2, whole genome shotgun sequence:
- the LOC112184460 gene encoding F-box/LRR-repeat protein 2 — translation MAENSSDLPRECWEHIFNLLDDPSHFSSLSLVSKQFLYITNRLLLTLKLSDSTLQSILPRLLHRFRWLKHIDLSGFSGDMNPLLYRIAISGLNLESLNVSNQTCLPVNGIRVFGSKMMNLKCLDCSRVKFLQDSDLNLIAESFPLLQELDISYPEFGSTNSSTGSSDWKPISDSGIFSLTLNLKGLRRINLSGNHFITDLSLVHLSKHCVLLTQVVIHYCDFITQNGVAKLIRACCQLSCVSVCGIGGSLICLLGYSSLSFGSVGCSLISSRALSGIDFSDSVVSDELLCSVAEACFPMKKLVLSNCTSFTFAGISFLVSHYPFLEYLDLEGAYFLTDNEIIELSMSLHSITYINLSYCSSLTGVTLYTLTRNSLVLNEIKMVGTNVGDEALETDVMPNLGVKSLMLSQNTSMGNGFIANYVSICPNLELLDLSHCVNITEDGIVEVLKRCSRIRHLEINECGLMKNISIDFELPKLEVLYARGLRIDDDMLAIIGKRCSRLQQLDLSGCLNVTANGVKQVVANCKEIKEINLRSCDNVSVDIIPWMVFSRPSLKKIVQPCGGSVPTESQRNHFLRHGCLVCEG, via the coding sequence ATGGCAGAAAACTCATCAGATTTGCCACGAGAATGCTGGGAACACATATTCAATCTTCTAGACGACCCTTCTCACTTCTCCTCACTCTCTCTGGTCTCCAAGCAATTCCTCTACATCACCAATCGCCTCTTACTCACTCTCAAACTCTCCGATTCAACACTCCAATCCATTCTCCCCCGTCTTCTCCATAGATTCCGATGGCTGAAACATATAGACCTCAGTGGGTTCAGCGGCGACATGAACCCTCTTCTTTATCGAATTGCCATATCTGGGTTGAACCTGGAATCCCTCAATGTCTCCAACCAAACATGTTTGCCAGTAAATGGGATAagagtgtttggctccaaaatgaTGAACTTGAAGTGTTTGGATTGCTCCAGGGTCAAGTTCTTACAGGACAGTGATCTAAACTTGATTGCAGAATCGTTTCCTTTGCTCCAAGAGCTTGACATTAGCTACCCAGAATTTGGATCCACCAATTCCTCAACTGGGTCATCGGATTGGAAGCCCATATCCGATTCTGGGATATTTTCACTGACATTGAATCTCAAGGGCCTGAGGAGGATCAACCTTTCTGGTAATCACTTCATTACTGATCTCTCCCTTGTGCATCTGTCCAAGCATTGTGTGCTTTTGACCCAGGTTGTTATTCATTACTGTGATTTCATAACACAAAATGGTGTGGCTAAACTGATCCGTGCCTGTTGTCAATTGAGTTGTGTTTCGGTTTGTGGAATTGGGGGGTCTTTGATTTGTTTGTTAGGTTATTCCTCGTTGAGCTTTGGATCAGTAGGATGTTCATTGATAAGCTCCAGGGCTTTATCTGGTATTGATTTTTCGGACTCTGTGGTTTCGGATGAATTGCTATGTTCAGTAGCAGAAGCATGTTTTCCTATGAAGAAGCTCGTTCTTTCTAATTGTACAAGTTTTACTTTTGCTGGAATATCATTTTTGGTGAGTCATTACCCGTTTCTTGAGTACTTGGATCTTGAAGGAGCTTATTTTCTCACAGATAATGAAATCATTGAGCTATCCATGTCCCTTCATAGTATCACATACATAAACCTTAGCTATTGCAGTAGTCTCACCGGTGTCACCTTGTACACCCTCACAAGAAACTCTCTGGTTTTAAATGAAATCAAGATGGTAGGAACGAATGTTGGGGATGAAGCCTTGGAAACCGATGTCATGCCAAACCTTGGAGTCAAGTCTCTTATGTTGTCCCAAAATACTTCAATGGGAAATGGGTTTATTGCTAACTATGTATCCATTTGCCCAAATTTGGAGCTGCTTGATTTGAGCCATTGTGTAAACATCACAGAAGACGGCATTGTAGAAGTTCTGAAGAGATGCTCTAGGATTAGGCATTTGGAGATAAATGAATGTGGTTTGATGAAGAATATTTCAATTGACTTTGAGCTTCCCAAGTTGGAGGTATTGTATGCAAGAGGATTGAGAATTGATGATGATATGTTGGCTATAATTGGGAAAAGATGTTCCAGGCTACAGCAATTGGACTTGTCGGGCTGCCTGAATGTGACAGCAAACGGGGTGAAGCAAGTGGTGGCGAACTGCAAAGAAATTAAGGAGATAAATTTGAGGTCGTGTGATAACGTCAGTGTTGATATTATTCCTTGGATGGTGTTTTCAAGGCCGTCACTCAAGAAAATAGTACAACCTTGTGGTGGCTCTGTTCCTACTGAGAGCCAAAGAAACCATTTCTTGCGTCATGGCTGTCTTGTTTGTGAAGGCTAG
- the LOC112183463 gene encoding 37S ribosomal protein S28, mitochondrial, translating into MMALRLRTNHRTLTNPSLIHLFSTSSPDPSDSTDPTEPNPQSDSSSLSNYFSDVKASLRQQSQSQSQSQQLHFRPTSQNNNPSLSRPSKAASLEEIRKNLAEFRLRSIGPNPTESNSAPPPPPPPPNPISFEKLYNKGVSSRKMEFQTVRESLKLIRPNANEQNERKGRGLSLLRSKSLDMNPSQDVGVRKGALTSLFGKEKERSGEKSLDALKTEFVKIYSYKELGEKLRKLRPEEGKEGGGFTLGEFSERLVKLRKMEENESESWVGGLNTNLTQSLLKIAAEEKHRKTPMQRLHMIDIGQTPDYMMKPPKEGLVEKYFHPANMSSAEKLKIELGKVRDEFKMSESDCGSARVQVAQLTTKIKHLSSVLHKKDKHSLKGLQAMVQRRKKLLKYLRRTDWDSYCLVLSKLGLRDTPDAKQEYKKHYKN; encoded by the exons ATGATGGCTCTCCGACTGAGAACCAACCACCGAACCCTCACAAACCCATCTCTCATTCACCTCTTCTCGACTTCCTCCCCAGACCCATCCGACTCAACCGACCCAACTGAACCCAACCCCCAGTCCgactcctcctctctctccaaTTACTTCAGCGATGTCAAAGCCAGCCTCAGGCAACAGTCACAGTCCCAGTCCCAGTCACAGCAACTACACTTCAGACCCACTTCTCAGAACAACAACCCTTCTCTCTCCCGGCCTTCCAAGGCTGCCTCTTTGGAGGAAATCCGCAAAAACCTTGCGGAGTTTCGGCTTCGATCCATTGGGCCAAACCCCACTGAATCAAACTCtgcacctccacctccacctccacctccgaaCCCCATTTCGTTTGAGAAGCTCTATAACAAAGGCGTGAGCAGCCGCAAGATGGAGTTTCAGACGGTTCGGGAGAGTCTGAAGCTCATAAGGCCCAATGCGAATGAGCAGAATGAGAGGAAGGGTAGGGGATTGTCGTTGTTGAGGTCCAAAAGTTTGGATATGAATCCGAGCCAGGATGTGGGTGTTAGGAAGGGAGCACTTACAAGTTTGTTTGGTAAGGAGAAGGAGAGAAGTGGAGAGAAGAGCTTGGATGCATTGAAGACTGAGTTTGTGAAGATTTATAGCTATAAAGAGTTGGGGGAGAAGCTGAGGAAGTTGAGGCCCGAGGAAGGGAAGGAAGGGGGCGGGTTTACATTGGGGGAGTTCAGTGAGAGGTTGGTCAAGTTGAGGAAGATGGAAGAGAATGAGTCCGAGTCTTGGGTTGGGGGATTGAATACTAACTTGACGCAGAGCTTGTTGAAGATAGCCGCGGAGGAGAAGCATAGGAAAACTCCGA TGCAGAGGCTTCATATGATAGATATAGGTCAAACTCCTGATTATATGATGAAACCCCCAAAGGAAGGCTTGGTTGAGAAG TATTTCCATCCAGCTAACATGTCTTCTGCAGAAAAGCTGAAAATTGAGCTTGGCAAAGTTAGAGATGAGTTTAAAATGTCAGAGTCAGATTGTGGTTCTGCACGAGTTCAAG TGGCACAACTCACAACTAAGATCAAGCATCTATCTTCAGTTCTACACAAAAAG GATAAGCATTCACTTAAGGGTCTTCAAGCAATGGTGCAGAGGAGGAAAAAGCTATTAAAGTATCTCCGAAGAACTGACTGGGACTCTTACTGCCTTGTTCTCTCCAAACTTGGTCTCCGGGACACGCCAGATGCCAAACAAGAGTACAAGAAACATTACAAGAATTAG
- the LOC112187591 gene encoding uncharacterized protein LOC112187591 has product MMAAAPPTEDVNDWVKLAMKDDVAVVGVLLDIRHAEPPPPPPSMFKSPALKLGWSVRQRRSKHVPRHPSDVVVDVKKKKKAAEESTRASPTTPLSWSGATSVSGGGASEESSKPPEPTDAARSKVAVTSCTTISKRPRKRKTLAQLKEEESLLLKERRNLKKELLNLRLNVEKQRATNESLKRIKLQQTMMKVASSSASGEAISYQPAQVNVVSELTRIIDLGTSQSSCPSNISCMVHEVENCHEAAFPLPDLNLPFQDDHNSEALCGMS; this is encoded by the exons ATGATGGCTGCGGCGCCACCCACCGAAGACGTCAACGATTGGGTCAAACTCGCCATGAAAGACGACGTGGCGGTCGTCGGCGTTCTACTCGACATCAGACACGCCgagccgccgccgccgccaccgtCGATGTTCAAGTCTCCAGCTCTGAAGCTCGGGTGGAGTGTGCGGCAGAGGCGCTCCAAGCACGTGCCGCGCCACCCCAGCGACGTCGTTGTTGAcgtcaaaaagaagaagaaggcggcGGAGGAGTCGACCAGAGCCAGCCCCACCACGCCGCTCTCCTGGAGCGGCGCCACTTCGGTCAGCGGCGGCGGTGCCTCCGAAGAGTCCAGCAAGCCGCCTGAGCCGACCGACGCCGCGAGATCTAAG GTTGCTGTTACAAGTTGCACGACCATCTCCAAGAGGCCGAGAAAGAGGAAG ACCTTAGCTCAACTTAAAGAGGAGGAGAGTCTTCTATTGAAGGAAAGACGCAATTTGAAAAAG GAACTGCTAAACCTACGCCTCAATGTCGAGAAGCAGAGGGCCACAAATGAAAGCTTGAAAAGAATAAAG CTGCAGCAAACAATGATGAAAGTTGCCTCTTCCTCTGCATCGGGTGAAGCCATTTCTTATCAACCAGCACAAGTAAATGTAGTTAGTGAACTTACTAGAATCATTGATCTTGGCACTTCACAGAGTTCCTGTCCATCCAACATTTCTTGCATGGTACACGAAGTTGAGAACTGCCATGAAGCTGCCTTTCCACTACCGGATCTAAATCTTCCATTTCAAGATGATCACAACTCCGAGGCTTTATGTGGAATGAGCTGA